A section of the Streptomyces sp. V3I8 genome encodes:
- a CDS encoding response regulator transcription factor, with amino-acid sequence MPEQALPGPPLRVLVADDNPVVRAGLAALLNAHPDIRAVAQASDGEEAIALATRHRPDVVLLDVRMPGTDGLTALPPLARLAPVMMLTYSREPEVVARALCLGAVGYLVHGEFTADELITAVRDLRDGTATFTVSAADVSDSLGVSYEPNQNSSHLQSVVAQSSQALPVHAPGLLRRGRNRPDHDLSSREVEVMDLIAAGMSNQQIAATCFISEKTVKNHINRIFAKLHSSTRSEAIAHWLGTAHGGWNR; translated from the coding sequence ATGCCTGAGCAGGCACTTCCCGGCCCGCCCCTGCGAGTGCTGGTGGCCGACGACAACCCGGTCGTCCGGGCCGGCCTCGCGGCCCTGCTGAACGCCCACCCGGACATCAGGGCCGTGGCCCAGGCGTCCGACGGCGAGGAAGCGATCGCACTCGCGACCCGCCACCGCCCCGACGTGGTCCTGCTGGACGTGCGCATGCCGGGCACGGACGGCCTGACCGCGCTGCCCCCGCTGGCCCGGCTCGCGCCCGTGATGATGCTGACGTACAGCCGCGAACCTGAGGTGGTGGCACGGGCGTTGTGCCTGGGCGCCGTCGGTTACCTGGTCCACGGCGAGTTCACCGCGGACGAACTGATCACCGCCGTGCGGGACTTGCGCGACGGAACGGCCACTTTCACCGTGTCCGCCGCCGATGTGTCGGATTCGCTCGGAGTTTCGTACGAACCGAACCAAAACTCTTCGCACCTGCAATCGGTTGTGGCACAGTCGTCGCAGGCTCTTCCCGTCCACGCGCCGGGGCTCCTGCGGCGCGGCCGCAACCGTCCGGATCACGACCTGAGTTCACGGGAGGTGGAGGTCATGGATCTCATCGCGGCAGGTATGAGCAACCAGCAGATCGCCGCCACGTGCTTCATCAGCGAGAAGACGGTCAAGAACCACATCAACCGCATCTTCGCGAAGCTGCACAGTTCCACCCGCAGCGAAGCGATCGCCCACTGGCTGGGCACGGCCCACGGGGGGTGGAACCGGTGA
- a CDS encoding AI-2E family transporter has protein sequence MSRVPGWIGRIGAGLTEVGDRLDARRAAAEKDDDADESGIVEDGTDGTDLRSPSPSSSPGTVRPDPATAVPWGVRVAAEAGWRLLVLAGTVWVLMRVISAVQLVVLAFVAALLITALLQPTVARLCRHGVPRGLATALTAILGFVVMGLVGWFVVWQVMENIDDLSNQIQDGIDELQRWLLNSPFHVTEDQIKDTAKSLREAVGANTEEITSAGLEGVTVIVEALTGILLTMFSTLFLLYDGKRIWEWTLKLVPAAARPGVAGAGPRAWRTLTAYVRGTVIVALIDAIFIGLGIFFLDVPMAVPLAVFIFLFAFIPLVGAVVSGALAVVVALVTQGVFTALMVLAVVLAVQQIEGHILQPFILGRAVRVHPLAVVLSVAAGGVIAGIGGAVVAVPLVAVTNTVVGYLRSYSQAPALRGSPPPRGATAMGATAVEAPQAEQAKPVEQPPTDAPPPSG, from the coding sequence ATGTCGCGAGTGCCAGGGTGGATCGGCCGAATCGGCGCCGGACTCACCGAAGTGGGGGATCGGCTGGACGCGCGCCGCGCGGCCGCCGAGAAGGACGACGACGCCGACGAGTCCGGCATCGTCGAGGACGGGACGGACGGTACGGACCTCCGCTCCCCGTCCCCGTCCTCCTCCCCGGGCACGGTCCGCCCCGATCCGGCCACCGCCGTCCCCTGGGGCGTGCGGGTCGCCGCCGAGGCCGGCTGGCGGCTGCTCGTCCTCGCGGGCACCGTCTGGGTGCTGATGCGCGTCATCAGCGCCGTCCAGCTCGTCGTCCTCGCCTTCGTCGCCGCGCTCCTCATCACCGCGCTGCTCCAGCCCACGGTCGCCCGGCTGTGCAGGCACGGGGTGCCGCGCGGGCTCGCCACCGCGCTCACCGCCATCCTCGGCTTCGTCGTCATGGGCCTGGTCGGCTGGTTCGTGGTCTGGCAGGTCATGGAGAACATCGACGACCTCTCCAACCAGATCCAGGACGGCATCGACGAGCTGCAGCGCTGGCTGCTGAACAGCCCGTTCCACGTCACCGAGGACCAGATCAAGGACACCGCCAAGAGCCTGCGCGAGGCGGTCGGGGCGAACACCGAGGAGATCACCTCCGCGGGCCTGGAGGGCGTCACCGTCATCGTCGAGGCGCTCACCGGCATCCTCCTCACGATGTTCTCCACGCTCTTCCTCCTCTACGACGGCAAGCGCATCTGGGAGTGGACCCTCAAGCTCGTCCCCGCCGCGGCGCGGCCGGGCGTCGCCGGCGCCGGGCCGCGGGCCTGGCGCACCCTCACCGCCTACGTCCGCGGCACGGTGATAGTCGCCCTGATCGACGCCATCTTCATCGGGCTCGGGATCTTCTTCCTCGACGTCCCGATGGCCGTCCCGCTCGCCGTCTTCATCTTCCTGTTCGCCTTCATCCCGCTGGTCGGCGCGGTCGTCTCCGGGGCGCTGGCGGTGGTGGTCGCGCTGGTGACGCAGGGCGTCTTCACGGCCCTCATGGTGCTGGCCGTGGTGCTGGCCGTGCAGCAGATCGAGGGGCACATCCTGCAGCCGTTCATCCTCGGGCGGGCGGTGCGGGTGCATCCGCTCGCGGTCGTGCTGTCCGTCGCGGCGGGCGGGGTGATCGCCGGGATCGGCGGAGCGGTGGTCGCGGTACCGCTCGTCGCGGTCACCAACACGGTGGTCGGCTATCTGCGCTCGTACTCCCAGGCACCGGCGCTTCGCGGCTCTCCGCCACCCAGAGGGGCGACGGCGATGGGGGCGACAGCGGTGGAGGCACCGCAGGCGGAACAGGCGAAGCCGGTGGAGCAGCCACCCACGGACGCGCCGCCGCCGTCCGGCTGA
- a CDS encoding pilus assembly protein TadG-related protein: protein MIRARLRGDRGSTLPVSIWLTAILLFAAFAFFAFAQAASARNGAQSAADAAALAAAQDARDELMEGLEAAVGVEDDWLDWLDGDGFDGAGAAAAAGELAAENDASVTAVTPYAVAGFPGFQVEIRTDYTVGDSIIPGTEGMHATAEAAAVIKPRCDFDVPDDPKDVVELDCDGELVDIDPEDFDLDDLPDASVLFSVHLAE, encoded by the coding sequence CTGATCCGCGCACGACTGCGCGGCGACCGGGGATCGACTCTCCCCGTCTCCATCTGGCTGACGGCCATCCTGCTCTTCGCCGCGTTCGCGTTCTTCGCGTTCGCCCAGGCGGCGTCCGCCCGGAACGGAGCACAGTCCGCGGCGGACGCCGCCGCTCTGGCAGCCGCTCAGGACGCCAGGGACGAACTGATGGAAGGCCTGGAGGCCGCCGTCGGTGTGGAGGACGACTGGCTGGACTGGCTCGACGGCGACGGGTTCGACGGCGCCGGCGCCGCAGCCGCAGCTGGTGAACTGGCCGCCGAGAACGATGCGTCTGTGACGGCGGTCACGCCCTATGCCGTGGCCGGATTCCCCGGTTTCCAGGTGGAGATCCGGACCGACTACACGGTCGGGGACTCGATCATTCCGGGCACGGAGGGCATGCACGCGACCGCGGAAGCCGCGGCCGTCATCAAGCCTCGCTGCGACTTCGACGTACCCGATGATCCGAAAGATGTCGTCGAACTGGATTGTGACGGCGAACTTGTGGATATCGACCCCGAAGATTTCGATTTGGACGACCTTCCCGACGCGTCCGTGCTGTTCTCTGTGCATCTGGCCGAGTGA
- a CDS encoding heavy metal translocating P-type ATPase has translation MVARMSAPAPTPTALPASAPAPASAPARVRPARTRLLALPEARWAAASTAAFLLALPLQLLGASAWLWGPLYAVAYLAGGWEPALEGLRTLRGKTLDVDLLMIVAALGAASIGQVMDGALLIVIFATSGAVEALATARTEDSVRGLLGLAPATATRLHPGSGAQETVEAGRLAVGDVILVRPGERVAADGRVLDGTSDLDQATITGEPLPVSKAAGDEVFAGTLNGTGALRVRVGRDPSDTVIARVVALVEEASRTKAPTQLFVERIEHRYALGMVAATVLVFAVPLVFGADLTGALLRAMTFMIVASPCAVVLATMPPLLSAIANAGRHGVLIKSAVVMERLGQADRIVYDKTGTLTEGTPHLTGVLPEPGFSEAGLLSLAAAAEYRSEHPLARAIVAAAQELPHATPHPEEAYDFRSAPGCGVTATVAGREVEVGSPERLGERAAVPDTDGTAVVVRVDGVRAGWLLLADRLRPGAPEAVAALSGLTSAPPVLLTGDNRRAAHAVAGRTGIPAGGVHAALLPHQKAEAVRDLGGRVLFVGDGVNDAPALAAAHTGVAMGRGGADLALETADAVLVHDDLTAVPRAVALSRRARRLVVQNLCLAGVFITVLVVWDLAWHLPLPLGVAGHEGSTILVGLNGLRLLRESAWRE, from the coding sequence ATGGTGGCGCGCATGTCCGCCCCGGCACCCACTCCCACCGCCCTGCCCGCCTCCGCACCCGCACCGGCTTCCGCCCCGGCGCGCGTGCGGCCCGCCCGTACCCGCCTCCTCGCGCTCCCCGAAGCCCGCTGGGCCGCCGCCTCCACCGCGGCCTTCCTGCTCGCGCTGCCGCTCCAGCTGCTCGGCGCGAGCGCGTGGCTGTGGGGGCCGCTGTACGCCGTCGCCTACCTGGCCGGCGGCTGGGAGCCCGCGCTCGAAGGGCTCAGGACGCTGCGCGGGAAGACCCTCGACGTCGACCTGCTGATGATCGTCGCGGCGCTCGGCGCGGCCTCGATCGGCCAGGTCATGGACGGCGCGCTGCTCATCGTCATCTTCGCCACCTCGGGCGCGGTGGAGGCCCTGGCCACCGCCCGCACCGAGGACAGCGTCCGCGGCCTCCTCGGCCTCGCGCCGGCGACAGCCACCCGGCTGCACCCCGGCAGCGGCGCGCAGGAGACGGTCGAGGCCGGCCGGCTCGCCGTCGGGGACGTGATCCTGGTGCGGCCCGGCGAGCGCGTGGCGGCCGACGGCCGGGTCCTGGACGGTACGAGCGACCTCGACCAGGCGACCATCACCGGCGAACCCCTGCCCGTATCGAAGGCGGCGGGCGACGAGGTCTTCGCCGGCACCCTGAACGGCACCGGCGCCCTGCGCGTCCGCGTCGGGCGCGACCCCTCCGACACGGTCATCGCCCGTGTCGTCGCCCTCGTCGAGGAGGCCTCCCGCACGAAGGCCCCGACGCAGCTCTTCGTCGAGCGGATCGAACACCGCTACGCGCTGGGCATGGTGGCCGCGACCGTCCTCGTCTTCGCCGTCCCGCTCGTCTTCGGCGCCGACCTCACCGGGGCACTCCTGCGGGCCATGACCTTCATGATCGTCGCCTCGCCGTGCGCGGTGGTCCTGGCGACGATGCCGCCGCTCCTGTCGGCCATCGCCAACGCGGGCCGCCACGGCGTGCTCATCAAGTCCGCCGTCGTGATGGAACGCCTCGGGCAGGCGGACCGGATCGTCTACGACAAGACCGGCACCCTGACCGAGGGCACGCCCCACCTCACCGGCGTCCTGCCCGAACCGGGCTTCAGCGAGGCCGGGTTGCTGTCCCTCGCGGCCGCCGCCGAGTACCGCAGCGAACACCCCCTGGCCCGCGCGATCGTGGCCGCCGCCCAAGAACTCCCGCACGCGACCCCGCACCCGGAGGAGGCGTACGACTTCCGGTCCGCGCCCGGGTGCGGAGTGACCGCGACCGTGGCCGGGCGCGAGGTGGAGGTCGGTTCCCCGGAGCGGCTCGGCGAACGGGCGGCGGTCCCCGACACCGACGGCACCGCGGTCGTCGTCCGCGTGGACGGCGTCCGCGCGGGCTGGCTGCTCCTCGCCGACCGGCTCCGCCCCGGCGCCCCCGAGGCGGTCGCCGCCCTGAGCGGCCTCACCTCCGCCCCGCCCGTCCTCCTCACCGGCGACAACCGCCGGGCCGCGCACGCGGTGGCCGGACGGACCGGCATCCCCGCCGGCGGCGTACACGCGGCCCTGCTCCCGCACCAGAAGGCCGAGGCCGTACGGGACCTGGGCGGCCGGGTGCTCTTCGTGGGCGACGGGGTCAACGACGCCCCGGCCCTCGCCGCCGCCCACACCGGCGTCGCGATGGGACGGGGCGGCGCGGACCTGGCGCTGGAGACCGCGGACGCCGTACTCGTCCACGACGACCTCACGGCCGTGCCCAGGGCCGTCGCCCTCTCCCGCCGCGCCCGGCGCCTCGTCGTCCAGAACCTGTGCCTCGCCGGGGTGTTCATCACCGTCCTCGTCGTCTGGGACCTGGCGTGGCACCTCCCGCTGCCCCTCGGTGTCGCCGGCCACGAGGGTTCGACGATCCTGGTCGGCCTCAACGGCCTGCGCCTGCTGCGCGAGAGCGCCTGGCGCGAGTAG
- a CDS encoding GNAT family N-acetyltransferase, with the protein MSDDAHGQTAPPAPRVRLRNVRDTDLPVLFAYEQDPEATRRSRFPARPRDRFMTHWTTRILGDPTVLVRTVDVDDAPAGSIVAWWEADAATGEDRRFVGYWLGRPYWARGIGTEALGLFLREERTRPLYADPFAGNTASVRLLERHGFRKVGTLQHGKDVHDLLVLDGPVSDGPAPDGPVPDGPAAQE; encoded by the coding sequence ATGAGCGACGACGCGCACGGACAGACCGCCCCGCCCGCCCCACGCGTACGGCTGCGGAACGTACGGGACACCGACCTGCCTGTCCTCTTCGCGTACGAACAGGACCCCGAGGCGACCCGGCGGTCGCGGTTCCCCGCCCGGCCCCGCGACCGCTTCATGACGCACTGGACCACCCGCATCCTCGGCGACCCCACCGTTCTCGTACGGACGGTCGACGTGGACGACGCCCCGGCCGGCAGCATCGTCGCCTGGTGGGAGGCGGACGCGGCGACGGGTGAGGACCGGCGCTTCGTCGGCTACTGGCTCGGCCGCCCCTACTGGGCCAGAGGCATCGGCACCGAAGCCCTCGGCCTCTTCCTCCGCGAGGAGAGGACCCGCCCCCTGTACGCCGACCCCTTCGCGGGGAACACCGCCTCGGTCCGCCTCCTGGAACGGCACGGCTTCCGCAAGGTCGGCACGCTTCAGCACGGCAAGGACGTGCACGACCTCCTCGTACTCGACGGACCCGTATCCGACGGGCCCGCGCCCGACGGACCCGTACCCGACGGACCCGCCGCCCAGGAGTGA
- a CDS encoding transglycosylase SLT domain-containing protein: MLEGNRVSRISVRGLAVASATAVTAVGAVTGVASGSTAPSGDEAEATASGATLLADIPAGAQAQVQTASLTQQADSQAIAADATAKKDAEAAARKQAAKDAVAKQKAAAEKVAKAEKEAKEAKERKAAEKVASRSATRDSASFPVQSSYTAAQVQEMARQLVPADQFQCFSRIVDHESSWNYQADNPTSDAYGLMQALPGSKMSSAGADWATNPATQIKWGLSYMDGRYGSPCAAWNFWQANNYY; the protein is encoded by the coding sequence ATGCTGGAAGGAAACCGTGTGAGCCGGATCTCGGTCCGTGGGCTCGCAGTGGCCTCGGCCACCGCAGTCACCGCTGTCGGCGCCGTTACGGGTGTTGCCTCGGGCAGCACCGCACCCTCGGGCGATGAGGCCGAGGCGACGGCGAGCGGCGCGACGCTCCTCGCCGACATCCCCGCGGGTGCTCAGGCGCAGGTGCAGACCGCTTCCCTGACACAGCAGGCCGACTCCCAGGCCATCGCGGCGGACGCGACCGCCAAGAAGGACGCCGAGGCAGCCGCGCGCAAGCAGGCCGCCAAGGACGCGGTCGCCAAGCAGAAGGCCGCCGCCGAGAAGGTGGCGAAGGCGGAGAAGGAAGCCAAGGAAGCCAAGGAACGCAAGGCGGCGGAGAAGGTCGCCAGCCGCTCCGCCACGCGTGACTCGGCCAGCTTCCCCGTGCAGTCCTCGTACACGGCCGCGCAGGTCCAGGAGATGGCGCGCCAGCTGGTCCCGGCGGACCAGTTCCAGTGCTTCAGCCGGATCGTCGACCACGAGTCCAGCTGGAACTACCAGGCGGACAACCCCACCTCGGACGCGTACGGCCTGATGCAGGCGCTGCCGGGTTCGAAGATGTCCTCGGCCGGTGCCGACTGGGCGACCAACCCGGCGACCCAGATCAAGTGGGGCCTGAGCTACATGGACGGCCGGTACGGCAGCCCGTGCGCGGCCTGGAACTTCTGGCAGGCCAACAACTACTACTGA
- a CDS encoding PhoH family protein codes for MVTSTKRRMPDRRTYVLDTSVLLADPHAMNRFDEHEVVLPIVVVTELEAKRHHPELGYFARQALRLLDEFRVKYGRLDDPIPTGELGGTIRVELNHSDPSVLPSGYRLGDNDSRILAVARNLQAEGFDVTVVSKDLPLRIKASSVGLLAEEYRAELAITGSSGWTGMSELPLSAEQVDLLFEEDTLYVPEASDFPVHTGLMIQSERGKALGRVTAEGNVRLVRGDREAFGIKGRSAEQRIALDLLLDPDIGIVSMGGRAGTGKSALALCAGLEAVLERRQHKKVMVFRPLYAVGGQELGYLPGSESEKMGPWAQAVFDTLSAVTSREVIEEITARGMLEVLPLTHIRGRSLHDAFVIVDEAQSLERNVLLTVLSRIGANSRVVLTHDVAQRDNLRVGRYDGVVAVVEKLKGHPLFAHVTLTRSERSQIAALVTEMLEDGQI; via the coding sequence GTGGTGACCAGCACAAAGCGCCGTATGCCAGACCGGCGCACCTATGTTCTCGACACCAGCGTCCTGCTGGCCGACCCGCACGCCATGAACCGCTTCGACGAGCACGAAGTAGTGCTGCCGATCGTCGTGGTCACGGAATTGGAGGCCAAGCGGCACCATCCCGAACTCGGCTACTTCGCCCGGCAGGCCCTGCGTCTGCTCGACGAGTTCCGGGTGAAGTACGGCCGTCTCGACGACCCCATCCCCACCGGGGAACTGGGTGGGACGATCCGTGTCGAGCTCAATCACTCGGACCCCAGCGTGCTGCCGAGCGGCTACCGCCTGGGGGACAACGACTCCCGCATCCTCGCGGTCGCCCGCAATCTGCAGGCCGAGGGGTTCGACGTCACGGTCGTGTCGAAGGACCTCCCGCTGCGGATCAAGGCCTCCTCGGTCGGTCTCCTCGCCGAGGAGTACCGCGCGGAACTCGCCATCACGGGCTCTTCCGGCTGGACCGGAATGTCCGAACTGCCCCTCTCCGCCGAACAGGTGGACCTCCTCTTCGAAGAGGACACCCTGTATGTGCCCGAGGCGTCGGACTTCCCGGTCCACACGGGCCTGATGATCCAGTCCGAGCGCGGCAAGGCGCTGGGACGGGTGACGGCCGAGGGGAACGTCCGGCTGGTCCGCGGCGACCGCGAGGCCTTCGGCATCAAGGGCCGCAGCGCGGAGCAGCGCATCGCGCTGGACCTGCTCCTCGACCCGGACATCGGGATCGTGTCGATGGGCGGCCGGGCCGGCACCGGAAAGTCGGCACTCGCCCTGTGCGCGGGCCTGGAGGCCGTGCTCGAGCGGCGCCAGCACAAGAAGGTGATGGTCTTCCGGCCGCTGTACGCGGTCGGCGGGCAGGAGCTCGGCTACCTGCCCGGTTCCGAGTCCGAGAAGATGGGCCCCTGGGCGCAGGCGGTCTTCGACACGCTCTCCGCGGTCACCAGCCGCGAGGTCATCGAGGAGATCACCGCACGCGGGATGCTGGAGGTCCTGCCCCTCACCCACATCCGCGGCCGCTCGCTCCATGACGCGTTCGTGATCGTGGACGAGGCCCAATCCCTGGAACGGAACGTCCTGTTGACCGTTCTGTCCCGGATCGGGGCCAATTCGCGGGTCGTCCTGACCCACGACGTGGCCCAGCGGGACAACCTCAGGGTCGGCCGGTACGACGGTGTCGTGGCCGTCGTGGAGAAGCTGAAGGGCCATCCCCTCTTCGCGCACGTCACGCTCACCAGGTCCGAGCGGTCCCAGATCGCCGCCCTGGTGACCGAGATGCTGGAGGACGGACAGATCTGA
- a CDS encoding alkyl hydroperoxide reductase, which yields MSLDTLRSALPDYAKDLRLNLDSVIGNSPLTQQQLWGTLLVCAIASRSPVVLRELEEEANAKLSPQAYTAAKAAAAVMAMNNVFYRTRHLLSDPQYATLRTGLRMNVIGNPVVEKVDHELWSLAVSAVNGCGQCLDSHEQALRRAGVDRETIQEAFKIAAVVQAVGVTLDSEAVLTR from the coding sequence ATGTCCCTCGACACGCTGAGGTCCGCGCTCCCGGACTACGCCAAGGACCTCCGGCTGAACCTCGATTCGGTGATCGGCAACTCCCCCCTCACCCAGCAGCAGCTGTGGGGCACGCTGCTCGTCTGCGCCATCGCCTCGCGCTCGCCCGTCGTCCTGCGGGAGCTGGAGGAGGAGGCCAACGCGAAGCTCTCGCCCCAGGCCTACACGGCGGCGAAAGCCGCGGCGGCGGTCATGGCGATGAACAACGTCTTCTACCGCACCCGGCATCTGCTCTCCGACCCGCAGTACGCGACGTTGCGGACCGGGCTGCGGATGAACGTGATCGGGAACCCGGTGGTCGAGAAGGTCGACCACGAGCTGTGGTCGCTCGCCGTCTCCGCGGTGAACGGATGCGGGCAGTGTCTCGACTCGCACGAGCAGGCGCTCCGCAGGGCGGGTGTCGACCGGGAAACGATCCAGGAGGCGTTCAAGATCGCGGCGGTGGTGCAGGCCGTGGGGGTCACCCTGGACTCGGAGGCGGTCCTGACCCGCTGA
- a CDS encoding OmpA family protein, giving the protein MPLTPRATSVTLTALAALVFMTPLTAAHADDADPSEPPGSVTTSQPPEVDANSPGLKLADGATLAAARVLDIKSVVEDLGGEERREDTNEDVTFALQAEVLFPKNSSKLNPEARARIATIADEIKSQKATNVRVFGFTDNLGSYAHGVTLSKGRAEAVHEQLAAALGEVDVTFVVRGYSEDYPIADNTSEQGRRKNRRVEVTFPKEA; this is encoded by the coding sequence ATGCCGCTCACCCCCCGCGCCACGTCGGTCACCCTCACCGCCCTCGCCGCACTCGTCTTCATGACCCCGCTGACCGCGGCCCACGCGGACGACGCGGACCCGAGTGAACCGCCGGGCAGCGTCACCACGTCCCAGCCGCCGGAGGTCGACGCGAACAGCCCCGGGCTGAAGCTGGCCGACGGCGCGACCCTCGCGGCCGCGCGGGTGCTCGACATCAAGTCGGTCGTCGAGGACCTCGGCGGGGAGGAGCGCCGCGAGGACACGAACGAGGACGTGACGTTCGCGCTCCAGGCGGAGGTCCTCTTCCCGAAGAACAGCTCCAAGCTCAACCCGGAGGCACGTGCCCGTATCGCGACGATCGCGGACGAGATCAAGTCCCAGAAGGCCACGAACGTCCGTGTCTTCGGTTTCACGGACAACCTCGGCTCGTACGCCCATGGCGTCACCCTCTCCAAGGGCCGGGCGGAAGCCGTCCATGAACAGCTCGCGGCGGCCCTCGGCGAGGTGGACGTCACCTTCGTCGTACGCGGCTACAGCGAGGACTACCCCATCGCCGACAACACCTCGGAACAGGGCCGCCGCAAGAACCGCCGCGTGGAGGTCACGTTCCCGAAGGAGGCGTGA
- a CDS encoding metalloregulator ArsR/SmtB family transcription factor, giving the protein MGHGVDAKSSTRERLDAVGAADVAATLQALATPSRLRILARLREGPCAVGELAEAADLEQSACSHQLRLLRNLGLVTGERRGRSIVYALYDHHVAELLEQALHHVEHLRLGLRDEA; this is encoded by the coding sequence ATGGGCCACGGAGTCGATGCGAAGAGCAGCACCCGCGAGCGGCTGGACGCCGTCGGCGCCGCGGACGTCGCGGCGACGCTCCAGGCCCTGGCCACGCCGTCCCGGCTGCGCATCCTGGCGCGCCTGCGGGAGGGCCCGTGCGCGGTCGGCGAACTCGCCGAGGCGGCGGACCTGGAGCAGTCGGCGTGCTCGCACCAGCTGCGGCTGCTGCGGAACCTGGGGCTGGTCACCGGGGAGCGGCGCGGGCGGTCGATCGTGTACGCGCTGTACGACCACCACGTGGCGGAGCTGCTGGAGCAGGCGCTGCACCATGTGGAGCACCTGCGGCTGGGGCTGCGGGACGAGGCGTGA
- a CDS encoding isoprenyl transferase — MDLRDNLRRLLVRFYARRVEGHLDHDQVPKHIGVIVDGNRRWAKAAGSTAAQGHRAGADKIEEFLGWCSETDVEVVTLWLLSTDNFDRPREELVPLLDIIENVVSSLAADGRWRVHHVGTPDILPSQMQTTIKEAEESTAHVDGILVNVAIGYGGRQEIADAVRLMLLDHADKGTSLEDLAETVDVDMIGKHLYTSDQPDPDLVIRTSGEQRLSGFMLWQTAHSEYYFCEVFWPAFRKVDFLRALRDYAARHRRYGG; from the coding sequence GTGGACCTGCGCGACAACCTGCGCCGTTTGCTGGTCAGGTTCTATGCCCGCAGGGTGGAAGGCCACCTTGACCACGACCAGGTGCCGAAGCACATCGGGGTCATCGTCGACGGGAACCGGCGCTGGGCGAAGGCCGCGGGCAGCACCGCCGCCCAGGGGCACCGGGCCGGAGCGGACAAGATCGAGGAGTTCCTCGGCTGGTGCTCCGAGACCGACGTCGAGGTCGTCACCCTCTGGCTGTTGTCCACGGACAACTTCGACCGGCCCCGCGAAGAGCTCGTACCGCTGCTCGACATCATCGAGAACGTCGTGAGCTCCCTCGCCGCCGACGGCCGCTGGCGCGTGCACCACGTCGGCACGCCGGACATCCTGCCCTCGCAGATGCAGACGACCATCAAGGAGGCCGAGGAGTCCACCGCGCACGTCGACGGCATACTCGTCAACGTCGCCATCGGCTACGGCGGCCGCCAGGAGATCGCCGACGCCGTACGGCTGATGCTCCTCGACCACGCCGACAAGGGCACCTCGCTGGAGGACCTCGCCGAGACCGTCGACGTCGACATGATCGGCAAGCACCTCTACACCAGCGACCAGCCGGACCCCGACCTCGTGATCCGTACGAGCGGTGAGCAGCGGCTGTCCGGATTCATGCTCTGGCAGACGGCCCACTCCGAGTACTACTTCTGCGAGGTCTTCTGGCCGGCCTTCCGCAAGGTCGACTTCCTGCGCGCCCTGCGCGACTACGCGGCCCGCCACCGGCGCTACGGCGGATGA
- a CDS encoding LLM class flavin-dependent oxidoreductase: MTTLGAVFRPQLPPERLRALARAADDAGLEELWLWEDCFLEGGVSAAAAALAWTDRLRVGVGLLPVPLRNVAVTAMEAATLHRLFPGRPVLGVGHGVQDWMGQVGARAESPVTLLREYLTALRALLAGERVTTDGRYVKLDDVALDWPPPTPVPILAGATGPRSLKLSGEAADGTVLTANTSPGGVREARRLIDEGRASASRTGDPHTVVVYLLTATGPDAAARLQAEQRAEGVASVPDLGVAGDAGDVAQAVQRLADAGADTVVLQPTADEPDPEGFIRFTAEEVRPLVP; encoded by the coding sequence ATGACCACACTCGGCGCTGTCTTCCGGCCCCAACTGCCTCCAGAACGCCTGCGAGCTCTGGCCCGCGCGGCGGACGACGCCGGGCTGGAGGAACTCTGGCTCTGGGAGGACTGCTTCCTCGAAGGAGGCGTCTCGGCGGCAGCCGCGGCCCTCGCGTGGACCGACCGGCTCCGCGTAGGAGTCGGCCTCCTCCCCGTGCCGCTGCGCAACGTCGCCGTCACCGCCATGGAGGCCGCCACCCTGCACCGGCTCTTCCCCGGCCGGCCCGTCCTGGGCGTCGGACACGGCGTACAGGACTGGATGGGCCAGGTCGGAGCGCGCGCCGAGTCACCCGTGACGCTCCTGCGCGAGTACCTCACGGCCCTGCGCGCCCTGCTGGCCGGTGAACGCGTCACCACCGACGGCCGGTACGTGAAGCTCGACGACGTCGCCCTCGACTGGCCCCCGCCGACGCCGGTGCCGATCCTCGCCGGAGCCACCGGACCCCGCTCGCTCAAGCTCTCCGGAGAGGCCGCGGACGGCACCGTCCTCACGGCCAACACGTCACCCGGGGGTGTGCGGGAAGCCCGCCGCCTCATCGACGAGGGGCGCGCGTCGGCCTCCCGTACCGGCGACCCGCACACCGTCGTCGTCTACCTCCTCACCGCCACCGGCCCCGACGCCGCCGCCCGCCTCCAGGCCGAGCAGCGCGCCGAAGGTGTGGCGTCGGTGCCGGACCTCGGCGTCGCCGGGGACGCCGGCGACGTCGCGCAGGCCGTGCAGCGTCTCGCGGACGCCGGCGCCGACACCGTCGTCCTGCAGCCCACCGCCGACGAGCCGGACCCCGAGGGCTTCATCCGCTTCACCGCCGAAGAAGTACGCCCTCTCGTCCCCTGA